A genomic region of Trifolium pratense cultivar HEN17-A07 linkage group LG3, ARS_RC_1.1, whole genome shotgun sequence contains the following coding sequences:
- the LOC123914004 gene encoding uncharacterized protein LOC123914004, whose protein sequence is MMPNEIAARVYRDGERVDANAMHGYGYLSPWMAHWKHTTSYKSATNPVCNGLSVGCEVKVVKGDSDVERCDLLGGSDAGSDSSMHTGATRVGFVDEGETGKSKKVSFGSKPFLISSLSQNLNGRSPFQREDKSVFRGEEGKSGTKSCSGHENVSFNRAGSHLSLTSSQAAPPKIETSVKECQLLSQGVPVKSMFTAELKNLALSTSVQNNLVKSASDIVPTNGRDKGKSVMAEIVGGPREVYPSSYNSASQEHYTSTKYHSYSSLCVPEKQMSSLLDPRRSSLSRLMGGSFARIPQDPIADDDGLYVVRSQHHKIQNLIANPNITNQTALSEPAKPQKFYGVSSSVARVPHSVYGVKAAKIYTNLDSVEELSRGHPNISQTTHRFLMSKNTDVNLFDKSQFFRDSMASTKFKGNNFNETLDLSLTPPASDHTVDCLKLETLGSSRKREKKEHIHNFRCPTSLMNDSSSEPNAMDIDTLHENNLPGEVPLLSNKCSKDSQNSFTSQGATISARGKNIEKSVSTVVPDINEEPGELFTPVSPMVDWETSPSRTHSLDVDQLFSHAKGHARSKSSSSSLGSDPSTRWVKRLKLCTLNSAHGTKSENIGETSHVILTNKTNMEAETVYHVEGERVPDPPPTVLSNEESSFTEVKETVGITLSHPWIQRWSHNRAACSKKRHESTEHRDPKSSNTVPEEFKNKQFPSIAAMALMGKAMNCFNPSELTKKGPVIVWNTKRI, encoded by the exons ATGATGCCTAATGAGATTGCTGCTCGTGTATATCGTGATGGTGAGAGAGTTGATGCTAATGCAATGCATGGTTATGGTTATCTATCACCATGGATGGCTCATTGGAAGCACACAACAAGTTACAAGTCAGCAACAAACCCTGTTTGTAATGGTTTGAGTGTTGGATGTGAGGTTAAAGTTGTGAAAGGAGATAGTGATGTTGAGCGGTGTGATTTACTTGGTGGGTCTGATGCTGGATCAGATAGTTCTATGCATACTGGGGCTACTAGGGTTGGATTTGTTGATGAGGGGGAGACTGGAAAATCGAAGAAAGTAAGTTTTGGTTCGAAACCATTTCTTATATCCAGTCTTTCTCAAAACTTAAATGGAAGATCACCTTTTCAGAGAGAAGATAAGAGTGTTTTCCGCGGGGAAGAGGGAAAATCTGGAACAAAATCCTGTTCTGGACATGAAAATGTTTCTTTCAACAGAGCTGGGAGTCACTTGTCATTGACATCTTCACAAGCTGCTCCTCCTAAAATAGAAACTTCAGTAAAAGAGTGTCAACTATTGTCTCAAGGAGTGCCGGTGAAATCCATGTTTACTGCTGAACTGAAGAACTTAGCTCTTTCAACATCAGTGCAGAACAACTTGGTAAAATCAGCTTCGGACATAGTACCAACAAATGGACGTGACAAAGGAAAATCTGTGATGGCCGAAATCGTAGGTGGACCGCGCGAAGTATATCCGTCGAGCTACAATTCAGCTTCCCAAGAGCATTACACAAGCACTAAATATCATAGTTATTCTTCTCTTTGTGTCCCTGAGAAGCAGATGAGTAGTCTGTTAGACCCTCGAAGATCTTCCCTATCTAGATTGATGGGAGGCAGTTTTGCTCGTATTCCGCAAGATCCAATAGCTGATGATGATGGACTCTATGTTGTTCGTAGTCAGCACCACaagattcaaaatttaattgcTAATCCGAACATTACAAACCAGACTGCACTCTCGGAACCAGCTAAACCACAAAAATTTTACGGCGTAAGCTCTTCGGTAGCCCGAGTGCCACATTCTGTTTATGGTGTGAAGGCTGCAAAGATTTACACCAATTTAGATTCAGTAGAAGAATTATCAAGAGGTCATCCCAATATTTCCCAGACCACACATCGTTTTCTGATGTCAAAAAATACGGATGTtaatttatttgacaaaagtCAGTTCTTTAGAGACTCAATGGCATCTACCAAATTCAAAGGAAATAATTTCAATGAGACCCTTGATTTATCTCTGACTCCACCTGCTAGTGACCATACTGTGGACTGTCTGAAGCTGGAAACTCTAGGTAGCTCAAGAAAGAGGGAAAAAAAGGAACATATCCACAACTTCAGATGTCCGACAAGCCTGATGAATGATTCATCTTCTGAACCCAACGCTATGGACATTGATACTTTACATGAGAATAATCTTCCAG GTGAAGTTCCATTGCTATCAAATAAG TGCTCCAAGGATAGTCAAAACTCGTTCACATCTCAAGGTGCAACAATTTCGGCTAGAGGAAAAAACATAGAGAAGTCCGTTAGTACAGTAGTCCCAGATATAAATGAAGAGCCTGGTGAGCTTTTCACTCCGGTAAGTCCCATGGTTGACTGGGAGACTAGCCCATCAAGAACTCATAGCCTTGATGTGGACCAACTTTTTTCTCACGCAAAAGGCCATGCAAGGTCAAAATCTAGCAGCAGTTCTTTGGGATCAGATCCAAGTACCAGATGGGTTAAAAGACTCAAGTTATGCACATTGAACTCTGCTCACGGTACCAAGAGTGAAAATATTGGAGAAACTTCACATGTAATATTAACTAATAAAACAAATATGGAAGCCGAAACAGTATATCATGTTGAAGGAGAGAGGGTACCAGATCCACCTCCGACAGTATTATCAAACGAGGAGTCCTCTTTTACCGAAGTGAAGGAAACAGTAGGAATTACACTTTCACATCCATGGATTCAGAGGTGGAGTCATAATCGGGCTGCATGTTCCAAAAAGAGGCATGAATCAACAGAGCATCGCGATCCTAAGTCTTCAAACACCGTGCCAGAAGAGTTTAAGAACAAGCAGTTTCCAAGCATTGCTGCTATGGCCCTGATGGGAAAGGCAATGAATTGTTTTAATCCCTCTGAACTTACGAAAAAGGGTCCTGTGATAGTTTGGAATACgaagagaatttga
- the LOC123916767 gene encoding protein RER1A-like, translating into MEGTGGSSASATAAAGPPVNQWVQEFSKLFQHYLDKSTPHSTYRWIGTFVIASIYVLRVFYIQGFYIVSYGLGIYMLNLLIGFLSPLVDPELEPSEGGPLLPTKGSDEFKPFIRRLPEFKFWYSFTKAFCIAFLMTFFSVFDVPVFWPILLCYWVVLFVLTMRRQIAHMIKYRYIPFSLGKQKYGGKKSYGSSSGGSRAD; encoded by the exons ATGGAGGGAACTGGAGGCAGCAGTGCCTCTGCTACTGCTGCTGCTGGACCACCTGTGAACCAATGGGTTCAGGAATTTTCGAAGCTATTTCAGCATTATTTGGATAAATCTACTCCGCACTCGACGTATAGATGGATTGGAACTTTTGTCATTGCTTCGATATATGTTTTAAGGGTTTTTTATATTCAAGGATTTTACATTGTGTCTTATGGATTGGGAATCTACATGCTGAATCTGTTGATTGGGTTTCTGTCACCTTTGGTTGATCCTGAACTTGAGCCTTCTGAGGGAGGACCTTTGCTACCAACTAAAGGATCTGATGAGTTCAAGCCGTTCATTCGTCGGCTTCCTGAGTTTAAGTTCTG GTATTCTTTCACAAAGGCTTTCTGCATAGCATTCTTGATGACTTTCTTTTCTGTATTTGATGTTCCTGTCTTCTGGCCAATATTACTCTGTTACTGGGTTGTTCTGTTTGTCCTGACAATGAGGCGCCAAATCGCACACATGATCAAATACAGATATATTCCATTCAGTTTGGGAAAACAG AAGTACGGTGGCAAAAAATCTTATGGAAGTAGCAGCGGTGGCTCTCGTGCAGACTGA